In a single window of the Bacillus mycoides genome:
- the dhaS gene encoding dihydroxyacetone kinase transcriptional activator DhaS has translation MTSSIISKKIIANSLKHLMETESFHKISVSDIMLHCQMRRQTFYYHFKDKFELLSWIYKEETKENIIDFLDYETWENIFDLLFDYFYENQKFYQNAFKVIEQNSFNHYLFEHTKNLYMKIIDELSMSCGFSLSDETKNTIASFYSHGFVGTIKDWIESKCEVDPSIMSSLMKNMINNQLLLLLEQSAK, from the coding sequence ATGACCTCTTCTATAATTTCTAAAAAGATAATCGCGAACTCATTGAAACATTTAATGGAAACAGAATCGTTTCATAAAATATCAGTGAGCGATATTATGTTACACTGTCAAATGCGTAGGCAAACTTTTTATTATCATTTTAAAGATAAATTCGAACTATTAAGCTGGATTTATAAAGAAGAAACGAAAGAAAATATTATAGACTTTCTTGATTATGAAACATGGGAAAACATTTTCGATTTATTATTTGATTACTTTTATGAAAATCAAAAATTTTACCAAAATGCTTTTAAAGTCATTGAACAAAACTCGTTTAATCACTATTTATTTGAGCATACGAAAAACTTATATATGAAGATTATTGATGAACTATCGATGAGCTGTGGATTCAGCCTTTCTGATGAGACAAAAAATACGATTGCCTCTTTTTATAGTCACGGCTTCGTTGGGACGATAAAAGATTGGATTGAAAGTAAATGTGAAGTAGATCCGTCCATTATGTCTTCTCTCATGAAAAATATGATAAACAATCAATTACTACTATTACTGGAGCAATCAGCAAAGTAA